A genome region from Streptosporangiales bacterium includes the following:
- a CDS encoding NUDIX domain-containing protein: protein MGRRIDYYDDPEAPPANSIVPSVNVVVTDDQDRVLLIRRSDNDNWALPGGAIDLGESLTQAAVRETKEESGIDCEITGFVGIYTDPKHVILYTSEGEVRQEFSIVLTARAVAGEPTPSDESADVRWFERDALDAVQMDRSMRRRVDDFLKPSQDPHIM, encoded by the coding sequence GTGGGACGCCGCATCGACTACTACGACGACCCGGAAGCCCCACCAGCGAACAGCATCGTCCCGTCCGTGAATGTCGTCGTTACCGACGACCAAGATCGCGTTCTCCTGATCCGCCGCTCTGACAACGACAACTGGGCTCTGCCCGGCGGTGCGATCGATCTCGGCGAGTCACTCACGCAAGCCGCTGTCCGGGAGACCAAGGAAGAGAGCGGTATCGACTGCGAGATAACCGGGTTCGTCGGAATCTACACCGATCCCAAGCACGTCATCCTCTATACGAGCGAGGGCGAGGTCCGCCAAGAGTTCTCCATCGTCCTGACCGCCCGCGCAGTAGCCGGCGAACCAACCCCCAGTGACGAGAGCGCCGACGTCCGGTGGTTCGAACGTGATGCTCTCGACGCCGTCCAGATGGACCGATCAATGCGCCGCCGAGTGGATGACTTCTTGAAACCATCACAGGACCCACACATCATGTAG
- a CDS encoding XRE family transcriptional regulator yields the protein MANERLRAVLLERNLTPESLANELGVDPKTVERWVLHGRTPYRRHRYAVATRLGVDEGYLWPDALSRDQVAAASDSEIVTVYPHRSEIRWDVWHRLFAEAEEEIGVLVYAGLFLAEDAGVQRLFEEKAKAGVRVRLLVGDPDSPHVADRGAEEGVEGIMAAKIRNTLVLCRPLSMVTGVELRVHQTTLYNSIYRADDQLLVNTHIYGVPAAQAPVWHLRRIAGGEVASAYLNSFERVWDTATPLPEE from the coding sequence ATGGCGAACGAACGGTTGCGGGCCGTACTACTTGAGCGCAACCTGACTCCTGAATCGCTCGCCAACGAGCTAGGCGTCGACCCGAAGACCGTCGAGCGTTGGGTGCTCCACGGGCGTACCCCGTACCGCCGGCATCGGTACGCCGTGGCAACGCGGCTCGGGGTCGACGAGGGCTATCTCTGGCCCGATGCCCTCTCACGGGATCAGGTCGCCGCGGCATCTGACAGCGAGATCGTCACGGTGTATCCCCACCGGTCCGAGATTCGCTGGGACGTGTGGCACCGACTTTTCGCCGAAGCCGAGGAGGAGATCGGCGTCCTCGTGTACGCCGGACTGTTCCTGGCCGAAGATGCCGGCGTACAGCGCCTGTTCGAAGAGAAGGCCAAGGCTGGCGTCCGCGTCCGGCTGCTCGTTGGTGATCCGGACAGTCCGCATGTCGCCGACCGTGGCGCCGAGGAGGGTGTCGAGGGGATCATGGCGGCGAAGATCAGAAACACGCTGGTCCTCTGCCGTCCCCTCAGCATGGTGACCGGCGTTGAGCTACGCGTCCACCAGACGACTCTGTACAACTCGATTTATCGCGCCGATGACCAACTCCTCGTCAACACGCACATCTACGGTGTACCGGCGGCGCAAGCCCCGGTCTGGCACCTGCGGAGGATAGCCGGCGGCGAGGTCGCGAGCGCGTACCTCAACAGCTTCGAACGCGTCTGGGACACCGCAACACCTCTACCCGAGGAGTGA